One segment of Phycisphaerae bacterium DNA contains the following:
- a CDS encoding tetratricopeptide repeat protein yields the protein MNVGASRSARVRIKALVGFVLLLAILACGAYAGRQWRRQVLTARALEAGHRAYQQEDFADACEHYRRYLGRCPTDAEVLEKYARARLSMDPIEPGRIADAAGAYRRLLTLRSADTEVCRRLVRLYAYLQQFDEVIHVAGIWSQREPRNAEPRIGWAKALAAQQKPDEAVELLSRVIEQANGFDRNTDRMVEACLILSGLAAQSRSDPQSFANALAWLDRALEIEPQSAQTLLARASFYRKHPQVAESHEAAAALARGDLVAAETLTPTNPRLRLALAAEWMEHGELNRAQAIMDALADVNPAALRADFVDPADWIVARVSVAAHLTLRRTDRQRAGSLAQETLSALTQKRHRFAVLPLAVELYLAAGRPAEAKSCLEEYRQMVALLDPTQLTGDPVLLLEAAVARAENKPYRVIQLLTPLAARNAAGDKTFRMLAEAFGETDQPHRTIQALRQYLRLQPHDKPAMVQLVREYLKQSQWTRAMETARIAESMPPTDATTSLLRIEAALRASEAENDRERDRLEALANELHQLRSRHPAQLELRILQALAAFKLQKPDEAETELKLIIQEGGQTLPAELLLAQILGQRQRSAEAMQICRSACQRHAQTAAPWRALAELHQAAGDPQAARAALAEGVRTITDPSERRRLAIRLHLSDILQGDRSAGVAGLKALADGDPRDLHVRQLLLQLPEMRHDPELAQTLIDQIRNLEGDNGLVWQFQQARFWLAREDWRSREGRIADVLSRCIAADPEWSAPVLLLGRMHEQLGNADEAERIYRNALAANPAAVDVADRLAAMLERYKRFTEAQLVLNALEPASDLAARHRLRIALASDDLDQAITELRLRLDANPNDAGALVLLARLLYRHTGNDDEALALLDQARSLAPDSVQALAARAAILRAQDKTHQAIQILDDAVEQNPDFPTILLRASFLTAAGRPDRAEQDYQRLTSFSEHPESHELLGSFYMGAGRTDEAIAAWECGLRAAPDRLQLAISLLNALLARGTAEDVLRANRMLAQLEQSHPEHPDVLWIRARTLMADGQAAHAASDLLEQIVKAKPAFVEAHLALIQLAFNAREYEQARQLAMRGLGDNPQAVPLLIAAANAEWKLGHLDAAAGMVRMARDQEPNNPDAAAILAELALQTGDPQTLTQAHALTAGLLRHHSRSDRLWLAHSALLDALGKDQEAVSVLTGYCQSDAGRDSVAAMAGLVELRRRQGNLAEAETLLNSASPGAADTPPLLRERLLLLAARKDFEELSHLASDLGNRQRPDPDLLTYAAAALASSASSTHRQQAARLFEQALQLAPNLVTPHVGLALLCYQDRRVDRAEELYRAALRLDPDNLQALNDLAWILVNERGNCREALELADRGLRLSPDNPHLRDTRGVILLNMDDRLEDARRDFQKCVELAARPDAARAKALLQLGRVCLRLHDRSQARRHFQEALQIDRQLQVFTPQERSEAVSLSQPPGQG from the coding sequence ATGAACGTGGGTGCGTCCAGATCGGCACGAGTTCGAATCAAGGCGCTTGTGGGTTTTGTCCTGCTCCTGGCCATCCTGGCGTGCGGGGCCTACGCGGGTCGCCAGTGGCGGCGGCAGGTCCTGACCGCCCGAGCCCTGGAGGCGGGCCACCGGGCGTATCAGCAGGAGGATTTCGCCGACGCATGCGAACACTACCGCCGCTACCTGGGCCGATGTCCCACCGACGCCGAAGTGCTGGAAAAATACGCCCGGGCCCGACTCTCGATGGACCCGATCGAACCCGGCCGCATCGCCGATGCCGCCGGCGCCTACCGGCGGCTGTTGACCCTCAGATCCGCGGATACGGAGGTCTGCCGGCGGCTGGTTCGCCTGTATGCGTACCTGCAGCAGTTCGATGAGGTCATTCACGTGGCCGGCATCTGGTCCCAGCGGGAACCGCGAAACGCCGAGCCCCGCATCGGATGGGCCAAAGCCCTGGCCGCCCAGCAGAAACCCGACGAAGCCGTCGAACTCCTGAGCCGCGTGATCGAGCAGGCGAACGGCTTCGATCGGAACACCGACCGGATGGTGGAAGCCTGCCTGATCCTGAGCGGTCTGGCCGCACAGAGCCGGTCCGATCCCCAGTCGTTTGCCAACGCCTTGGCTTGGCTCGATCGGGCGCTGGAGATAGAGCCTCAGTCGGCACAGACGCTGCTGGCCCGGGCCAGCTTCTATCGAAAACACCCCCAGGTCGCCGAGTCGCACGAGGCGGCGGCGGCGTTGGCCCGCGGCGATCTGGTCGCCGCCGAGACCCTGACCCCAACCAACCCAAGACTCCGTCTGGCTCTGGCCGCGGAGTGGATGGAGCACGGCGAACTGAACCGCGCTCAGGCGATCATGGACGCCCTGGCCGACGTGAATCCTGCCGCGCTCCGAGCCGATTTCGTCGATCCAGCGGATTGGATCGTTGCCCGAGTCTCCGTCGCCGCCCACCTGACCCTGCGGCGGACCGACCGCCAGCGCGCCGGATCGCTGGCTCAGGAGACGCTCTCCGCCCTGACCCAGAAACGCCATCGCTTCGCGGTGCTTCCTCTGGCTGTGGAATTGTACCTCGCCGCCGGTCGGCCGGCGGAGGCAAAATCATGCCTGGAGGAGTACCGTCAGATGGTCGCCCTGCTGGATCCGACGCAATTGACCGGCGACCCGGTCCTGCTGCTGGAGGCCGCGGTGGCTCGCGCCGAGAACAAACCCTACCGCGTCATCCAACTGCTGACGCCGCTCGCCGCACGCAACGCCGCCGGCGACAAGACCTTCCGAATGCTCGCTGAAGCGTTCGGCGAAACCGATCAGCCGCATCGAACCATTCAAGCCCTGCGCCAATACCTCCGCCTTCAGCCACACGATAAGCCCGCGATGGTGCAACTGGTGAGGGAGTATCTCAAGCAGAGCCAATGGACGCGAGCCATGGAGACCGCTCGGATCGCCGAGTCGATGCCTCCCACTGACGCGACGACCTCGCTCCTGCGCATCGAAGCCGCCCTGCGGGCCTCGGAGGCCGAAAACGATCGGGAACGGGACCGCCTCGAAGCCTTGGCCAACGAGCTTCACCAGCTCCGGTCGCGCCATCCAGCGCAGTTGGAACTCCGCATCCTTCAGGCCCTGGCGGCCTTCAAGCTTCAGAAGCCCGACGAGGCGGAAACGGAACTGAAGCTGATCATCCAGGAGGGCGGCCAGACGCTGCCGGCCGAACTGCTGCTGGCCCAGATCCTCGGCCAACGCCAGCGGTCGGCGGAGGCGATGCAGATATGCCGCTCCGCCTGTCAGCGGCATGCCCAGACCGCCGCGCCCTGGCGCGCCCTCGCCGAACTGCACCAGGCCGCCGGCGACCCACAGGCGGCCCGCGCCGCCCTGGCCGAGGGCGTCCGCACCATCACCGACCCATCGGAACGACGACGGCTCGCCATCCGGCTCCACCTCTCGGACATCCTTCAGGGCGATCGCTCAGCCGGCGTGGCCGGACTCAAAGCACTGGCCGATGGCGATCCACGCGACCTGCACGTCCGTCAGTTGCTCCTGCAACTCCCGGAGATGCGACACGACCCCGAATTGGCCCAGACGCTCATCGATCAAATCCGCAACCTCGAAGGCGACAACGGCTTGGTCTGGCAATTCCAACAGGCCCGTTTCTGGCTGGCTCGGGAAGACTGGCGCAGCCGGGAGGGCCGGATCGCCGACGTCCTTTCCCGCTGCATCGCCGCCGATCCGGAGTGGTCGGCCCCCGTCCTGCTGCTGGGCCGCATGCACGAGCAACTCGGCAATGCCGACGAGGCCGAACGGATCTACCGCAACGCTTTGGCCGCCAATCCCGCTGCCGTCGACGTCGCCGACCGTCTGGCCGCGATGTTGGAGCGGTACAAACGGTTCACCGAAGCTCAGCTGGTCCTCAACGCCCTTGAACCCGCCTCGGACCTGGCGGCAAGACACCGCCTGCGCATCGCTCTGGCTTCCGACGATCTGGATCAGGCGATCACGGAACTGAGGCTTCGCCTGGACGCCAATCCCAACGACGCCGGCGCCCTGGTGCTCCTGGCCCGGTTGCTCTACCGGCATACCGGCAATGACGATGAGGCATTGGCCCTGCTGGACCAGGCCCGGTCGCTCGCCCCCGATTCCGTGCAGGCCCTGGCGGCTCGGGCGGCTATCCTGCGGGCCCAGGACAAAACCCACCAAGCCATCCAGATCCTCGACGACGCCGTGGAACAAAACCCCGATTTCCCCACCATCCTGCTGCGGGCCTCGTTCCTGACCGCCGCCGGCCGGCCGGACCGGGCCGAACAGGACTACCAGCGACTGACGTCCTTCTCCGAACATCCCGAGAGCCACGAACTCCTGGGCAGCTTCTACATGGGCGCCGGCCGCACCGACGAGGCGATCGCCGCGTGGGAATGTGGACTGCGGGCCGCACCCGACCGGCTCCAACTCGCGATCAGCCTGCTGAACGCCCTCCTCGCCCGCGGCACAGCCGAGGACGTCCTTCGCGCCAACCGCATGCTCGCCCAACTCGAACAGAGCCACCCCGAGCACCCCGACGTACTCTGGATACGGGCCAGAACGCTCATGGCTGACGGACAGGCCGCCCACGCCGCCTCCGATCTGCTCGAACAAATCGTCAAGGCAAAGCCAGCGTTCGTCGAGGCCCATCTGGCCCTGATCCAACTGGCCTTCAATGCGCGGGAATACGAGCAGGCCCGCCAACTGGCCATGCGCGGGCTGGGCGACAATCCTCAAGCGGTTCCGCTCCTGATCGCCGCCGCCAACGCGGAATGGAAGCTCGGTCACCTTGACGCCGCAGCCGGAATGGTCCGTATGGCCCGTGACCAGGAACCCAACAACCCGGACGCCGCGGCGATCCTGGCCGAACTGGCCCTCCAAACCGGCGATCCGCAAACCCTGACCCAGGCGCATGCCCTGACCGCCGGCCTGCTTCGCCACCATTCCCGCTCCGACCGTCTCTGGCTGGCCCACTCCGCGCTTCTGGACGCACTCGGAAAGGACCAGGAAGCCGTCAGTGTACTGACCGGCTACTGCCAGAGCGATGCGGGCAGAGACAGCGTCGCCGCAATGGCCGGCCTGGTCGAACTCCGCAGAAGACAGGGGAATCTGGCCGAGGCCGAGACGCTCCTGAATAGCGCCTCGCCTGGGGCCGCCGACACTCCGCCTCTGTTGCGCGAACGCCTGCTCCTGCTCGCCGCTCGGAAGGACTTCGAGGAACTCTCCCACCTCGCCTCCGATCTGGGCAATCGCCAACGCCCAGATCCCGATCTGCTCACCTACGCCGCCGCCGCCTTGGCGTCCTCCGCCTCCTCTACCCATCGCCAACAGGCCGCACGCCTCTTCGAACAGGCCCTGCAACTCGCCCCGAACCTGGTCACCCCACACGTGGGGCTGGCTCTGCTGTGCTATCAGGATCGCCGCGTCGATCGCGCCGAGGAACTCTACCGAGCCGCTCTCCGGCTTGACCCGGACAACCTCCAGGCCCTCAACGATCTGGCCTGGATCCTCGTCAACGAACGCGGCAACTGCCGAGAGGCCCTTGAACTCGCCGATCGCGGGCTGCGGCTCTCGCCCGACAATCCCCATCTGCGAGATACCCGCGGAGTCATTCTGCTGAATATGGATGATCGCCTCGAAGACGCCCGCCGCGATTTCCAGAAGTGCGTCGAACTGGCCGCCAGGCCCGACGCCGCACGGGCCAAAGCCCTCCTGCAGCTCGGCCGTGTCTGCCTCCGCCTCCACGACCGCTCACAGGCCCGCCGCCACTTCCAGGAGGCCCTCCAGATCGACCGGCAACTCCAGGTCTTCACTCCGCAGGAGCGGTCGGAGGCGGTCTCCCTCTCCCAGCCGCCGGGCCAGGGCTGA
- a CDS encoding amidohydrolase family protein — protein sequence MNFIDCDCLIGQPPAPLHNGLRADQDDLLAEMDRIGVERAIVRHRLCAGYEPRTGNHACRTEIADHPRLLRTRMICPEGERPDFDPDAAVDRMAADGFTVAWVHPKADQNPYSLQSWCAGRMLAALERRRIPTLVQFDTVDPDQLHQALKDHPRWPVILLMVPRLGRHRLIWALAQDCPNLHPCFNAASSILDGLADLCKTIGPHRIVWGSGYPDSEPGSAVANLAWSGLARPDQELIAHANVQRLLAEARHD from the coding sequence ATGAACTTCATCGACTGCGACTGCCTGATCGGCCAACCGCCCGCCCCGCTTCACAACGGCCTGCGGGCCGATCAGGACGACCTGCTCGCCGAAATGGACCGCATCGGCGTCGAACGGGCGATCGTCCGCCACCGCCTCTGCGCCGGCTACGAACCCCGAACCGGCAACCACGCCTGCCGCACCGAGATCGCCGACCATCCGCGACTCCTGCGAACCAGAATGATCTGCCCGGAAGGCGAACGACCCGACTTCGATCCCGACGCCGCCGTCGACCGCATGGCCGCCGACGGCTTCACCGTCGCATGGGTCCATCCCAAAGCCGATCAGAACCCCTACTCGCTTCAATCGTGGTGCGCCGGCAGGATGCTCGCCGCCCTCGAACGCCGCCGCATTCCCACCCTCGTCCAGTTCGACACCGTCGATCCCGACCAACTCCACCAGGCCCTCAAGGACCATCCGCGCTGGCCGGTCATCCTGCTGATGGTCCCGCGCCTCGGACGCCACCGCCTGATCTGGGCCCTCGCCCAGGACTGTCCCAACCTCCACCCCTGCTTCAACGCCGCCAGCTCCATCCTCGATGGCCTCGCCGACCTGTGCAAAACCATCGGCCCGCACCGAATCGTCTGGGGCTCCGGCTATCCCGACTCCGAACCCGGCTCAGCCGTGGCCAACCTCGCCTGGTCCGGCCTCGCCCGCCCCGACCAGGAACTCATCGCCCACGCCAACGTCCAACGGCTCCTCGCGGAGGCCCGCCATGACTGA